The DNA region CGGAAACCGGCGCCCTACGGTGTCGCGCGATGGGGCCATGACGCCAAAGATTGGGCCGACCTCATCCACCAGCGCGCCACCAAACCAGAACCGGATTGGCGGGCTGGCATCAAACAAGTCACCCCATCCATCACCCCAACCATCTCGGATTGCGGGCATCACGTGGTGCAGCCACTTTTCGAGCGTGGCCTGCGCAGTTTCAGGCAGGCCGTTCGTGACAAAATCACCAAAGGCCGGGTGCTTGCCGTAGAGGCCAACAGCGACGCTTGGGATGGTGTCTGTGAACTGATCCTCGGTCATCGCATCAATCCAGGCTCTGCGGGCAGCTGAATGCCGACAGTTCTGGCATGGTGAAGGGGTTGGTCGCGGCACTAAAGCCAAAGTCATAGCTGATCGACCGGCCGCCAATGTTAAACGTCAAACGCTGTTGTCCGCCATTGTCCTGAATGGACGCGGCCCGCTTCATCAACCGCAAAATCGCCCATGGCCCATCCTGGAACCCAACGGCAGAAGTCCGGTCAAGCGAAGGGAACAGCAGGATCGTAGCAGACCCACCGGCACCGGGCCAATCAAAGGCCTTGGCCGGATCACCGGTACGCGACAGCATGATAGAGCTGTTGATGTCCAATTGCGCTTGTTCGACCGAGGCGTGGTTGCCCACATGCCGCACGGTGATCTTGACCTCTGGCGCGGGCGTGCCTGCGGCAAAAAAGGCGCGGCGAATTTTTTCTGCCCGATCGAATTGCCGCAACGTCGCAGGCGAGATTCGATCAGCCAGCGGGCTGTTGGGATCTACCGATAACCCGTCACCTGTGCGGATCACATGCGGGGCCAGATAAGTATTGAAGTAGCGATCCATCGCGCCACCGGGACCGAAGAACTGACCAAAGGTGCCAGGCGGCAATTGGCGCGGGGTGTCGGCAAAGGGGAAGAATGATGCGATCTCTTCACGGCAGGTGAACGCGATCTCATTGGTCAGCGCGCGATTCATTTCGGCCAATGTCGCGTCAGAGGCTTCGTTGCGGAAATCCTTTTCGGCGTCGTTCACAAACGCGCGCAAGTCGCCGGGCAGACGTGAATTGTTGCGTGTCAGGTTGGACAAGAGTTGCGGAAGAAGGGCCGCAGATTGACCTGGGTTCGAGGATGCAAGCCGCAGGTTGTCGCGGATCGCCGCAAGGTCGGCCAGTACGATATCAATCGGACGCTGTCCTTCAGCACCTTCCAGCATCACATGCCAGTCGCGAAACTGTTCCTGAATGCGTTCCACGGGGCGGAGTGGCCCATCGGCAGATCCGCTGACTCGGTTCTGATTTTTTTCGTCGCGCGCTGCATCCAGCAGCACCTTGCCTGCGCGATCCGAACGGCGGCGCGCACCATCAAGGAACACATTGCCCAGCGTTCCAGCCACACCTGCGGCACCACCTGATGCCGCTGCCTCTGCTTCTTCTGCAGCGGCGGCAATCCGTTCCAATTCTCGCATCAACTGGGTTTCGCCATCCACCGCCTCGACCAGCTTCAGGATCGGCGAAGAGAACGGCGCAGACGCGGCAGCAAGAATGTCATACTGCGGCTTGTCCGCAGACATATTGGCCAGCTTGATGTTGCCGAACATCGTGTACCACGCGTCGCGGAAATCCTGCCCATAGCGCGACTGCAACGCCTGATCGAGGCCGCGCATCTGGTTGTCGAAATTCACCAGATCAGCCTGATCGCCCAGAACCCATTTGTCACGCTCCAGCGCGTCGCGGACATCCAGCAGTTGGTCAAAGAAGAACGACCAATAGCCTTCGTAGGTATAAAGCCCCGGCACACCTACCGTCGACAAATCAGAACCGTCCTCGGTGATGAACACCAGATTGGCGTCATTGCCGGTGGCCTGCACCAAATTGAAATCGACCAGCCCGGCGGTGCTGGCGCGATCAGTGATCAGCGCATAGGCCTGATCAGCCAGGGACATTTGCACGATGGCCGAGCGGGCGGCGTTGACTGTTTCGGTGTCAATTTCGACCTGAATGTCGCGGGTGTCATCCAGTTTCAGCATCGCATCCAGATGGGCGTTCAGCGCATCGCGCTGGTTGACCTCAAACGCGCTGGAAAACTGTTCCCGCCAGATACCCTCGAACCAGGCTTTGACTGCTGCGTCGTCAGACTGCGGTGCCTGACCACCCAGCAGCATATAAACCTTGAGCGCGCGATAGATCTGGGCGGGCTCACCAGCGGCGCGGATCTGCGGCAGTTGCGTTTCAAGATCAAGGATAAGACGGGGCCGCAGCATCTGTTCCAGCGCATCGGCATAGGCACTGTCGGACGCGACACTCAGCCGTTCGCGCTGCCCCAACCCCAGACCTTCCCAGAATGTCGGCTCTGTCGCGACACCGTAACCCGCCGGCATGTCACGAAGTTGGTCAAGATACGGCAAGATCGGCTCCAACCCCGGATCGTCAATTTCGGTCCGGGCAATTTCATCTTGGGCGGCACGGGCGTACTTGCCGGTTTCCTCTTCGGCGTTGCCCAGCAGGTTGTAATTCTGCCAGAAACTGAACCCAAACACCGCCAAAAGGCCGACGGTCGCAAGTGAAATGGCAGAGAAGCCCAAGGTGCGCAAAATCGCCGTGCGGCGCACAGCGCGGGCGTCATGACTGACCCAGTCGCGTTCTTCAAAGATGACCCGTTTCAGCAGATCGTGGATGAAGAACGATTTGCCCTGTCCGGACATGAAAGACGGCGCAAATGCACCGCTGGCGTTTTCAGTCTGGGCCATCGCGCCCAGCACCTGATCGATTGGCGTGCCCTCTTGCGTGCCGGAGGTAAAGTAGAACCCGCGCAGGATCGCATTTGTCTTGTGCTTGGACGGCGCAAAGACCCGGCGCAAAAACTCGCTGACATTTTCGCGCATCAGCGCCATCTGACCGGGCAAGCCAAAGATCGCGACCCGGCTGATGCCATCGGGTTCCTCGGACAAGCGGTCAATTAGCTCGTCCGAAAGGCGGCTGACCAGCTTGTCGAATTCGGGGCCAACATCGTCATGTGTCTGCGCCGTGCGATCCTTGGTCTGGAACGTCACGCCCCAAACCGCCTTGCGGCGGTGCTGGCTGAAGCTGCTGAAATACTCGCGGAACCCGCTGATCAGGTCCGCCTTGGTGAACAGAACATAGACCGGAAAATCAACGCGCAGCGCTTCGTGCAGCTCCGCGAGACGGTCGCGCACGATGTTGGCATGCTCTGTCAGCTGCTCGTCGGTCGAGGTCATCATATCTTCGGCGGAAAACGCCAACATCACGCCATTGATCGGCTGATTTGGGCGCGAACGCTTGAGCAATTGCAGGAACGACGTCCAGCTTGCACTGTCAGCCTCGGCATCGCTGTCTTGGGTGGTGTAACGCCCGGCGGTGTCGATCAAGATCGCATCTTCGGCGAACCACCAATCGCAATACCGGGTGCCGCCGAACCCTTCCATGCCGCCGTCTTCATCGCCCGCAACAGGAAATTCGATGCCGGAGTTTTTCAGCGCGGTCGTCTTACCCGCACCGGGTGGGCCAATAATGATGTACCACGGCAAATCATACAGATACGTAGCCCCGCCCGACTTTTTCAACCGTGCAAGGGCCGAATTCATCTTTTCGGCCAGAACCTTGCCATCGCCGGCTGGTTCTTTGACCAGCTCTTCTTCCATTTCCTTGGCAAGCTTGCGACGCTTGCGCCACTTGAGGATTTGCACAAGTAGGATGATGCCGAGCAAAACGCCGATAAGTGTCGCGCGGAACCAGACCGCTTGGGTCAGCCACCACGGGATCATGCCAAAGCCGAACCAGATCGCCAGACACAGGCAGATCATGCCGATGATGATCAGCGGGATGCGCATCCACGGCTTCCATTTCAGAAAACGGAAAAGGACCGAAAACCTCAAAACGTGCCCTCTTTTGCCAGCATGATTTCAACCCGTCGGTTCAATGCACGTCCCTCTGCGGTGGCATTGTCGGCAATCGGATCCGCTTCGCCCCGGCCCTCGATGCTGAGCCGGTCAGGGTCTGTCATAAGGTCATCCAACACGTCCTTGACGGCAGCGGCACGTCCGACGGACAAATCTAGGTTGGTCTTGTAAAGCCCGCGGCCCGACGGTTGAATATCATCGGTATATCCCAGCACCCGGACCGGGCCCTGTTCGGCATTCAGCGTATCAACGATCTGGCTCGCCAGCTCTGCGAACTCTGGCCTGACGGTCGCGCTGCCCGACCGGAACAACAGCGTGTTGCCGACGCGAATATAAATGAATGCGCCCTTCTCACCGATCTCAACCGTCCCATCAGCCAGTTGATCTGCCAACGAGACGCGAATGCGGTCCAGCTGCGTTGTGTCCACGGGCGCCACAAAGGCCTGCACCGGGGCCTTGCGGACCAGACTGATGTTTGCGGCATTGGGATGCATTCGGAAAAGCTGCGTCGCCAACGCCCCGCCTTCGCGGTTGATATAGGTGGACATGCCTGCATAGCCCGCGACGACCAGAACGCCCGCAATGCTCGCCGCGACCCACATGGGCAACCCGCCCAACCGTTTCTTCGCGGCCATCGGCACGGCCTGCCAGTTGACGGCAATATCTTCATCCGGGCGCGGCTTCACCCGGCGCAATGTTTCGTAGATCGCCGACCTGATCCGGGCCAGTTCCACGGCACCATTCGGCATTGTGC from Yoonia sp. R2331 includes:
- the tssM gene encoding type VI secretion system membrane subunit TssM; the protein is MRIPLIIIGMICLCLAIWFGFGMIPWWLTQAVWFRATLIGVLLGIILLVQILKWRKRRKLAKEMEEELVKEPAGDGKVLAEKMNSALARLKKSGGATYLYDLPWYIIIGPPGAGKTTALKNSGIEFPVAGDEDGGMEGFGGTRYCDWWFAEDAILIDTAGRYTTQDSDAEADSASWTSFLQLLKRSRPNQPINGVMLAFSAEDMMTSTDEQLTEHANIVRDRLAELHEALRVDFPVYVLFTKADLISGFREYFSSFSQHRRKAVWGVTFQTKDRTAQTHDDVGPEFDKLVSRLSDELIDRLSEEPDGISRVAIFGLPGQMALMRENVSEFLRRVFAPSKHKTNAILRGFYFTSGTQEGTPIDQVLGAMAQTENASGAFAPSFMSGQGKSFFIHDLLKRVIFEERDWVSHDARAVRRTAILRTLGFSAISLATVGLLAVFGFSFWQNYNLLGNAEEETGKYARAAQDEIARTEIDDPGLEPILPYLDQLRDMPAGYGVATEPTFWEGLGLGQRERLSVASDSAYADALEQMLRPRLILDLETQLPQIRAAGEPAQIYRALKVYMLLGGQAPQSDDAAVKAWFEGIWREQFSSAFEVNQRDALNAHLDAMLKLDDTRDIQVEIDTETVNAARSAIVQMSLADQAYALITDRASTAGLVDFNLVQATGNDANLVFITEDGSDLSTVGVPGLYTYEGYWSFFFDQLLDVRDALERDKWVLGDQADLVNFDNQMRGLDQALQSRYGQDFRDAWYTMFGNIKLANMSADKPQYDILAAASAPFSSPILKLVEAVDGETQLMRELERIAAAAEEAEAAASGGAAGVAGTLGNVFLDGARRRSDRAGKVLLDAARDEKNQNRVSGSADGPLRPVERIQEQFRDWHVMLEGAEGQRPIDIVLADLAAIRDNLRLASSNPGQSAALLPQLLSNLTRNNSRLPGDLRAFVNDAEKDFRNEASDATLAEMNRALTNEIAFTCREEIASFFPFADTPRQLPPGTFGQFFGPGGAMDRYFNTYLAPHVIRTGDGLSVDPNSPLADRISPATLRQFDRAEKIRRAFFAAGTPAPEVKITVRHVGNHASVEQAQLDINSSIMLSRTGDPAKAFDWPGAGGSATILLFPSLDRTSAVGFQDGPWAILRLMKRAASIQDNGGQQRLTFNIGGRSISYDFGFSAATNPFTMPELSAFSCPQSLD
- the icmH gene encoding type IVB secretion system protein IcmH/DotU, which gives rise to MSKDDDKTVFGGKLPQQPAQPPRAAPTGPSADRTVIGGALPPQRPGQAGIGTPASSPQDGNTWLGGALPPASQPAPPGQAPGAQQQGFFPDVPSGQPEAPQGLQTPRIALEEALRATGLGKGGPTNPLLAAAANLLILFGRLRTGMVEMQAEPLMNHVVREIEAYERNAVQEGADPQEAQIGTYVLCGTADDIVQNLPGTDKGTWLQYSMVARFFQKRDSGVGFFQEAEKAMQAPAQRYGLLELMLVCLSLGFEGQYRTMPNGAVELARIRSAIYETLRRVKPRPDEDIAVNWQAVPMAAKKRLGGLPMWVAASIAGVLVVAGYAGMSTYINREGGALATQLFRMHPNAANISLVRKAPVQAFVAPVDTTQLDRIRVSLADQLADGTVEIGEKGAFIYIRVGNTLLFRSGSATVRPEFAELASQIVDTLNAEQGPVRVLGYTDDIQPSGRGLYKTNLDLSVGRAAAVKDVLDDLMTDPDRLSIEGRGEADPIADNATAEGRALNRRVEIMLAKEGTF